In Deferribacter desulfuricans SSM1, the following are encoded in one genomic region:
- the rpsG gene encoding 30S ribosomal protein S7, which yields MARRRVAKKREVLPDPVYNEVLVTKFINNLMYDGKKTLAEKIFYSAMDLIKERKGEEGIEVFKKAVENVKPILEVKSRRVGGATYQVPIEVRPDRQESLAIKWIIRAARERRERTMVERLANELIDAYENKGAAIKKREDTHRMAEANKAFAHFRW from the coding sequence ATGGCAAGAAGAAGAGTTGCTAAAAAGAGAGAAGTGTTACCTGATCCAGTTTATAATGAAGTTTTGGTGACTAAGTTTATCAATAATCTTATGTATGATGGTAAAAAAACATTAGCAGAAAAGATATTTTATAGTGCTATGGATCTTATAAAAGAGCGTAAAGGTGAAGAAGGTATTGAGGTTTTTAAGAAAGCAGTTGAAAATGTTAAGCCGATTTTAGAGGTAAAATCAAGAAGAGTAGGTGGTGCTACATATCAAGTGCCAATAGAAGTAAGACCTGATAGGCAAGAATCTTTAGCCATTAAATGGATAATTAGGGCCGCAAGAGAGAGGAGAGAAAGAACAATGGTGGAAAGATTGGCTAATGAGTTAATAGATGCTTATGAAAATAAAGGTGCTGCAATCAAGAAAAGAGAAGATACTCACAGAATGGCAGAGGCAAATAAAGCGTTTGCTCATTTTAGGTGGTAA
- the rpsL gene encoding 30S ribosomal protein S12, with amino-acid sequence MPTLNQLVRKGRKKVVKKTKSPALQGNPQKRGVCVRVYTTTPKKPNSALRKVARVRLTNGVEVTAYIPGIGHNLQEHSVVLIRGGRVKDLPGIRYKIIRGALDASGVADRKQSRSKYGAKRPK; translated from the coding sequence GTGCCAACTCTAAATCAGTTAGTTAGGAAAGGGAGAAAGAAGGTTGTAAAGAAAACAAAATCTCCGGCATTACAAGGTAATCCACAGAAAAGAGGTGTGTGTGTAAGGGTTTATACAACAACACCTAAGAAACCAAACTCAGCTTTGAGAAAGGTTGCAAGGGTAAGGTTGACTAACGGAGTGGAAGTGACTGCATATATACCAGGTATCGGTCACAATCTTCAGGAACACTCTGTTGTCTTAATTAGAGGTGGAAGGGTAAAAGACCTTCCTGGTATTAGGTATAAGATTATTAGAGGCGCGTTGGATGCTTCTGGTGTTGCTGACAGAAAGCAAAGTAGATCTAAATATGGCGCAAAAAGACCTAAGTAA
- the rpoC gene encoding DNA-directed RNA polymerase subunit beta', producing the protein MEKGPIDFDAIRVRIASPEKIRSWSNGEVTKPETINYRTFKPERDGLFCAKIFGPVKDWECLCGKYKRMKHRGIVCEKCGVEVIQSKVRRERMGHIELATPVAHIWFFKGTPSRIGSILDLNIKDLERVLYFESYIVIDPKNTPLKEKELLSEERYRKLVDEYGPNSFVAKMGAEAIKELLKKVDLDLLIMELKKELQETGSQQKKLKIAKRLRVIEGFRKSGNRPEWMILDVIPVIPPELRPLVPLDGGRFATSDLNDLYRRVINRNNRLKKLLELNAPEIIVRNEKRMLQEAVDALFDNGRRGRVIRGSNKRPLKSLSEVIKGKQGRFRQNLLGKRVDYSGRSVIVAGPHLKMHQCGLPKIMALELFKPFLYYKLEKEKGYAATIKQAKKMVEEQRQEVWDILEEVIREHPVLLNRAPTLHRLGIQAFEPVLVEGKAIQLHPLVCPAFNADFDGDQMAVHVPLSIEAQTEARTLMLSSYNILSPAHGKPLAVPTQDMVLGCYYITRGMKNARGEGKTFSSIDEVVRAYDNGYLDIHAEIKVRIDGKLYETTTGRVLFYNELPKGLEFDVVNKVLDKKELTKLVDYCYKKLGNYDTVRFLDTLKDLGFKFATKAGFSICIDDLIIPPERETLIKEAMEKVKEIEEHYREGALTAGERYNQIIDVWSNTNDKVTEYLMKTLANQGGDKSAKNKRDKFYNPVYVMAHSGARGSKSQISQLAGMRGLMAKPSGEIIETPITASFRDGLTVLQYFISTHGARKGLADTALKTANAGYLTRRLVDVSQDVIITDEDCGTIRGIEITALMDGSEVVESLGERIYGRYTLEDIYDPVTDELLVEANQLITEEVVEKIEKAGIDRVKVRSVLTCEMEFGVCKKCYGLDLATRREVEIGEAVGIIAAQSIGEPGTQLTMRTFHIGGAASTSAEQSTLNAKFGGKIKFENMRYVKDRNGFNVVLNRNGILHIIDKDGRSIEKYNIAYGTRLLVNEGDEVKQGTLLAEWDPFAAVIMTEYQGRVAFGDIIEGETLKEDIDPITGLSQKVVIANTKEKRQPRISIKNSENKTIQRYILPVGAMIMVEEGEEVFPGDIIAKIPKETQKTKDITVGLPRVAELFEARKPKDPAVIAEIDGVVKIESGVRGTRKIIIENEETGDKKVYNVSIQRYINVRDGDRVKAGEALVDGLINPHDILAVLGEEALQKYLVNEIQEVYKKQGVNINDKHIEIIVRQMMRKVIIEDPGDSDYMPNEEVYKHEFKKVQEELLAQGLRPPQGRPILQGITKAALNTESFISAASFQETTKVLTDAASNGKIDYLRGLKENVIMGKLIPAGTGVKHLRGKKYKFKKAM; encoded by the coding sequence ATGGAGAAAGGCCCAATAGATTTTGATGCTATCAGAGTTAGGATAGCATCACCAGAAAAAATTAGAAGTTGGTCTAATGGTGAGGTAACAAAACCTGAAACAATAAATTATAGAACTTTTAAGCCTGAAAGAGACGGGCTTTTCTGTGCTAAGATTTTTGGACCTGTTAAAGACTGGGAATGTTTATGTGGTAAATACAAAAGGATGAAGCATAGAGGGATTGTTTGTGAAAAATGTGGTGTTGAAGTTATTCAGTCTAAGGTCAGAAGAGAAAGAATGGGTCATATTGAGCTTGCTACACCTGTTGCTCATATATGGTTTTTCAAAGGGACCCCAAGTAGAATAGGTTCTATTTTAGACTTGAATATAAAAGACTTGGAAAGGGTATTGTATTTTGAATCATATATTGTAATTGACCCAAAAAATACTCCATTGAAAGAGAAAGAATTGCTTTCAGAGGAAAGGTATAGAAAGCTTGTGGATGAATATGGACCTAATTCTTTTGTTGCAAAGATGGGTGCTGAAGCGATTAAAGAATTGCTTAAAAAGGTTGACCTTGATTTACTGATAATGGAGTTGAAGAAAGAACTACAGGAAACAGGAAGCCAACAGAAAAAATTAAAGATAGCAAAGAGATTAAGAGTTATTGAAGGATTTAGAAAAAGTGGGAATAGACCAGAGTGGATGATATTGGATGTTATACCTGTTATTCCACCTGAACTTAGGCCACTTGTTCCTCTTGATGGTGGAAGATTTGCCACAAGTGATTTAAATGACCTTTATAGAAGAGTTATAAATAGAAATAACAGATTGAAAAAGTTGTTAGAGTTAAATGCTCCTGAGATTATTGTTAGAAATGAAAAAAGGATGTTGCAAGAAGCAGTTGATGCTCTTTTTGATAATGGCAGAAGAGGGAGAGTAATTAGAGGGTCTAATAAGAGACCATTAAAATCATTAAGTGAAGTGATAAAAGGGAAACAGGGAAGATTTAGGCAAAATCTGCTGGGTAAACGTGTAGATTATTCAGGTAGATCTGTTATTGTTGCTGGACCACATTTAAAAATGCATCAATGTGGTTTACCCAAGATTATGGCATTGGAGCTATTTAAACCATTTCTCTATTACAAACTAGAAAAAGAGAAAGGCTATGCTGCTACAATTAAACAAGCGAAAAAGATGGTTGAAGAACAAAGGCAGGAAGTATGGGACATTTTAGAAGAGGTAATTAGAGAGCATCCAGTTCTTTTAAACCGTGCTCCTACTCTTCATAGGCTTGGTATTCAGGCTTTTGAGCCAGTGCTTGTTGAAGGTAAAGCTATTCAATTGCATCCGCTTGTGTGTCCTGCATTTAATGCAGACTTTGATGGTGACCAGATGGCTGTTCACGTTCCTCTATCTATTGAGGCTCAAACTGAAGCAAGAACATTGATGTTATCATCATATAATATTTTATCTCCTGCTCATGGTAAGCCTTTGGCAGTTCCTACACAGGATATGGTTCTTGGTTGTTACTATATTACTCGTGGTATGAAAAATGCAAGGGGAGAAGGGAAAACATTTTCTTCAATAGATGAAGTGGTTAGAGCTTATGATAATGGATATTTAGATATCCATGCTGAAATAAAAGTGAGGATTGATGGAAAGCTTTATGAAACAACAACAGGTAGAGTTTTGTTTTATAATGAGTTACCAAAAGGTTTAGAGTTTGATGTAGTAAATAAAGTGCTTGATAAAAAAGAGCTAACTAAATTGGTTGATTACTGCTATAAGAAACTTGGCAACTACGATACAGTTAGATTTTTAGATACTCTTAAAGATCTAGGTTTTAAATTTGCTACAAAAGCAGGATTTTCTATTTGTATAGATGACCTCATAATCCCTCCAGAAAGGGAAACTTTAATCAAAGAAGCGATGGAAAAGGTTAAAGAGATTGAGGAGCATTATAGGGAAGGTGCTTTAACAGCTGGAGAAAGATATAACCAGATTATTGACGTTTGGTCTAATACCAACGATAAGGTAACAGAATATTTGATGAAAACTCTTGCAAATCAAGGTGGTGATAAATCAGCTAAAAATAAAAGGGATAAATTTTATAATCCTGTCTATGTGATGGCACATTCTGGAGCAAGAGGTTCTAAATCACAGATTAGCCAGCTTGCTGGGATGAGAGGTTTGATGGCTAAACCATCAGGTGAAATTATTGAGACTCCAATTACTGCAAGTTTTAGAGATGGTTTGACTGTTTTACAGTACTTTATTTCTACTCACGGTGCAAGGAAAGGTCTTGCCGACACAGCTTTGAAAACTGCTAATGCCGGTTATTTGACAAGAAGATTAGTAGATGTTTCTCAGGATGTTATTATTACTGATGAAGATTGTGGAACAATTAGAGGTATTGAAATCACAGCACTTATGGATGGATCTGAAGTTGTTGAATCATTAGGTGAAAGGATTTATGGTAGATATACATTAGAAGATATCTATGATCCTGTTACTGATGAGCTTTTAGTTGAAGCAAATCAACTGATTACTGAAGAAGTGGTAGAGAAGATTGAAAAAGCAGGTATAGATAGAGTAAAAGTTCGCTCTGTTTTAACTTGTGAAATGGAATTTGGGGTATGTAAAAAGTGTTATGGTTTAGATTTAGCAACTAGAAGAGAAGTAGAAATAGGGGAAGCTGTGGGTATTATTGCTGCTCAATCGATTGGTGAGCCAGGAACACAGCTTACAATGAGAACATTCCACATTGGTGGTGCTGCATCTACATCTGCAGAGCAGTCTACTTTAAATGCTAAATTTGGTGGTAAGATTAAGTTTGAAAATATGCGATATGTAAAAGATAGAAACGGTTTTAATGTAGTATTAAATAGAAATGGTATACTTCATATAATTGACAAAGATGGCAGATCAATTGAGAAATACAATATCGCTTATGGTACAAGATTGTTGGTAAACGAAGGTGATGAGGTAAAGCAGGGAACACTTTTAGCAGAATGGGATCCTTTTGCTGCAGTCATTATGACAGAATATCAAGGTAGGGTTGCTTTTGGAGATATTATTGAAGGTGAGACTTTAAAAGAGGATATTGACCCTATTACAGGTTTATCTCAAAAGGTTGTTATTGCAAATACAAAAGAGAAAAGGCAGCCAAGGATTTCTATCAAAAACAGTGAGAATAAAACTATTCAAAGATATATACTGCCAGTTGGTGCTATGATTATGGTTGAAGAGGGTGAAGAAGTATTCCCTGGTGATATCATTGCCAAAATACCAAAGGAAACACAGAAGACAAAAGATATTACTGTAGGTTTGCCTCGTGTTGCTGAACTTTTTGAAGCTAGAAAACCAAAAGATCCAGCAGTTATTGCAGAAATAGATGGTGTGGTAAAAATAGAAAGTGGTGTAAGGGGAACAAGAAAGATTATCATTGAGAACGAAGAAACAGGAGATAAGAAAGTCTATAATGTTTCTATTCAGCGTTATATAAATGTTAGAGATGGTGATAGAGTTAAAGCGGGAGAAGCTTTAGTCGATGGATTGATAAATCCACATGACATTCTTGCAGTTTTAGGTGAAGAGGCTTTACAGAAATATTTGGTAAATGAAATTCAAGAGGTTTATAAAAAGCAGGGTGTTAATATTAATGATAAACATATAGAAATCATTGTTAGACAGATGATGAGAAAGGTTATTATCGAAGATCCAGGTGATTCAGATTATATGCCAAATGAAGAGGTTTACAAACACGAGTTCAAAAAGGTTCAAGAAGAGTTGCTTGCTCAAGGTTTGAGACCACCACAAGGTAGACCTATTTTGCAAGGTATAACTAAGGCAGCGCTAAATACAGAAAGCTTTATCTCAGCAGCTAGTTTCCAGGAAACTACTAAAGTGTTAACTGACGCTGCTTCAAATGGAAAAATAGATTACTTAAGAGGCCTAAAAGAAAACGTAATAATGGGTAAGCTAATACCTGCTGGTACAGGGGTGAAACATTTACGTGGTAAGAAATATAAATTTAAAAAAGCAATGTAA
- the rpoB gene encoding DNA-directed RNA polymerase subunit beta, which translates to MENIIKPIERFNFSKIRKVLDIPDLLEVQKNSYKEFLQMNVDPDKREVKGLEAVFREIFPITDFNESSVLEYVSYTLEKPKYTPREALDRNTTYAAPLKVRVRLVNYDTDESTGEKIVVSAKESDVYLCDIPLMTERATFVINGVERVIVNQLHRSPGIFFEDATADKSVVEKHLYSARIIPYRGSWIDFEFDNKDVMHVRIDKKRKILVTTLLKALGYTEKDILSEFYEVETVHFADDGMFIDFDPDKILGRRFSLDIKDEYGETIVKANHKITKAARRRLVNAGVKYIPVTIDDIAETFFAEDVVTEDGEVIAEVNQKIDQEVIDRILSEGIKEIKILFIDKNNYDSVIRDILEIDKTSNREEALIEIYKKMRPGEPASLETAEAFFENLFFNPKRYDLSKVGRLKINKRLGLNVPLEHTILTKEDILESVKTLDKIRRGLDTVDDIDHLGHRRVRAVGEQLENFIRIGLTRMEKTVRERMSISDVEDMTPQDLLNAKPLSATIKEFFGSYQLSQFMDQTNPLSEVTHKRRLSALGPGGLNRERAGFEVRDVHTSHYGRICPIETPEGPNIGLITSLTTYARVNEFGFIETPYRKVVDGKVTDEVVYLSAIEEEEYYIAQANAPLNEDGTFVRDYVAARYKGESVTVPPSYIQFMDVDPMQIVSVSSALIPFLEHDDANRALMGSNMQRQAVPLVRTDAPIVGTGLERKVAVDSGAVIVAKNGGVVEYVDARKIVIRYEKSGHEFGIDTYDLIKYRRSNQDTCINYKPIVQKGQKVEKGQVIADGPATDRGDLALGRNVVVAFMPWMGYNYEDSILINEKLVKEDAFTSIHVEIFEVEARDTKLGPEEITRDIPNVSDEALKDLDDSGIIRIGAYVKEGDILVGKVTPKGESQATPEEKLLRAIFGEKAGDVKDASLRVPPGIRGTVIDVQVLTRRGVEKDERTEHIEAAEYEQIKKDYENEVAIIEQGRKKKIIKLLTGRKLIEDFIDDNITIKEGTVLTEELLNDLDYATLSTLPIENKAEFDEKLSQINLIYFDRVKRAEEKFKDRKKKIEKGDELPAGVLKQVRVYVAIKRKLMVGDKMAGRHGNKGVISRILPEEDMPYLPDGTPVDIVLNPLGVPSRMNVGQILETHLGIAAKALGLYVATPVFDGAKESDIKEMLKKAGLQEDGQTVLYDGRTGEPFDQEVTVGVMYMLKLHHLVETKIHARSTGPYSLVTQQPLGGKAQFGGQRLGEMEVWALEGYGAAYLLQEMLTVKSDDVEGRTKVYEAIVNGNYSFKTGLPESFNVLIKELQGLALDVELIKKEDLKEEDN; encoded by the coding sequence ATGGAAAATATCATTAAACCTATTGAGAGGTTTAATTTTTCTAAGATTAGGAAAGTCTTAGATATTCCTGATTTATTAGAAGTTCAGAAAAATTCATATAAAGAATTTTTACAAATGAATGTTGATCCGGACAAACGAGAAGTAAAAGGTTTAGAAGCTGTATTTAGAGAAATATTTCCAATTACTGATTTTAATGAATCTTCAGTTCTTGAATATGTTAGTTATACATTAGAAAAACCTAAATATACACCAAGAGAGGCTTTAGACAGAAATACGACTTATGCTGCTCCTTTGAAAGTAAGAGTAAGACTTGTTAATTATGATACTGATGAGTCAACAGGAGAAAAGATAGTTGTTTCTGCTAAAGAATCTGATGTTTATTTATGCGATATCCCTTTAATGACTGAGAGGGCGACATTTGTAATAAATGGTGTTGAAAGGGTTATTGTAAATCAATTACATAGATCTCCAGGTATCTTTTTCGAAGATGCGACTGCAGATAAAAGTGTTGTTGAAAAACACTTATATAGTGCGAGAATAATTCCTTATAGAGGTTCATGGATAGATTTTGAATTTGATAATAAAGATGTGATGCATGTTAGAATTGATAAAAAGAGGAAAATATTAGTTACTACACTTCTCAAAGCTCTAGGATATACTGAAAAAGATATTTTATCTGAATTTTATGAAGTGGAAACTGTACATTTTGCTGATGATGGGATGTTTATAGATTTTGACCCTGATAAAATTTTGGGGAGAAGGTTTTCTCTGGACATAAAAGATGAGTATGGTGAAACAATCGTTAAAGCAAATCACAAGATTACTAAAGCTGCTAGAAGAAGGTTAGTTAATGCAGGTGTTAAATATATCCCTGTGACTATAGATGACATTGCTGAAACTTTTTTTGCTGAAGATGTGGTGACAGAAGATGGTGAAGTTATTGCCGAAGTTAACCAGAAAATAGATCAAGAAGTTATAGATAGGATTTTATCTGAAGGGATTAAAGAGATTAAAATCCTCTTTATAGACAAAAATAACTACGATTCTGTTATTAGAGATATTTTGGAAATTGATAAAACTTCTAACAGAGAAGAGGCTTTAATCGAAATATATAAAAAGATGAGACCAGGGGAGCCTGCTTCTTTAGAGACAGCTGAAGCTTTTTTTGAAAACTTATTTTTTAATCCTAAGAGATATGATTTATCGAAAGTTGGAAGATTAAAAATAAATAAAAGATTAGGGCTAAATGTTCCTTTAGAGCATACTATTTTAACGAAAGAAGATATCTTAGAAAGTGTCAAAACTTTAGATAAAATTAGAAGAGGGCTTGATACTGTAGATGACATTGACCATTTAGGTCATAGGCGTGTTAGAGCTGTTGGCGAACAGTTAGAAAACTTTATTAGAATTGGTTTAACTAGAATGGAGAAAACTGTTCGTGAGAGGATGAGTATTAGCGATGTAGAGGATATGACTCCTCAAGATTTATTAAATGCAAAGCCTCTTTCTGCCACAATTAAGGAGTTTTTTGGTAGTTATCAGCTTTCACAGTTTATGGATCAGACTAATCCATTAAGTGAAGTAACTCATAAAAGAAGATTGTCAGCGCTTGGTCCTGGAGGTTTAAATAGAGAAAGGGCTGGTTTTGAGGTTAGGGACGTACACACTTCTCATTATGGTAGGATATGTCCTATTGAAACACCTGAAGGTCCAAATATCGGTTTGATTACTTCACTTACCACTTATGCAAGGGTAAATGAATTTGGTTTTATTGAGACACCATACAGGAAAGTGGTTGATGGAAAAGTTACAGATGAAGTTGTATATCTTTCTGCTATAGAGGAAGAAGAGTATTATATTGCTCAGGCAAATGCGCCTTTAAATGAAGATGGTACATTTGTAAGAGATTATGTAGCTGCACGTTATAAAGGGGAATCTGTAACAGTTCCTCCAAGTTATATACAGTTTATGGATGTGGACCCAATGCAGATTGTTTCTGTGTCAAGTGCTCTAATCCCATTTTTAGAGCATGACGATGCTAACAGGGCATTGATGGGTTCTAACATGCAGCGTCAAGCTGTACCTTTGGTTAGGACTGATGCACCTATTGTTGGTACCGGTTTGGAGAGAAAGGTTGCTGTTGATTCTGGTGCAGTGATAGTAGCTAAAAATGGTGGCGTAGTGGAATATGTGGATGCTAGAAAGATAGTTATAAGATACGAAAAGAGCGGTCATGAATTTGGAATAGATACATATGATTTAATTAAGTATAGAAGATCTAATCAAGATACATGTATAAATTATAAACCAATTGTACAAAAAGGGCAAAAAGTAGAGAAAGGGCAAGTTATTGCTGATGGTCCTGCTACTGATAGAGGTGACTTAGCCTTAGGTAGAAATGTAGTTGTCGCTTTTATGCCTTGGATGGGTTACAACTACGAGGACTCTATTTTGATTAATGAAAAACTTGTGAAGGAAGATGCCTTTACATCTATACATGTTGAGATCTTTGAAGTTGAAGCTAGAGATACAAAATTAGGGCCTGAAGAGATTACAAGAGATATACCAAATGTAAGTGATGAGGCTTTAAAAGATCTTGATGATAGTGGTATTATTAGAATTGGCGCATATGTAAAAGAGGGAGATATTTTAGTAGGTAAAGTAACTCCTAAAGGTGAATCACAGGCTACTCCTGAAGAAAAACTGTTAAGAGCAATTTTTGGAGAAAAAGCGGGTGATGTTAAAGACGCTTCTTTGAGGGTACCTCCGGGGATAAGGGGCACAGTAATAGATGTTCAGGTTCTTACAAGACGTGGTGTTGAAAAGGATGAAAGAACAGAGCATATTGAAGCAGCTGAGTATGAACAGATTAAAAAAGACTATGAGAATGAAGTTGCAATAATTGAGCAAGGAAGAAAAAAGAAAATCATCAAATTGTTGACTGGTAGAAAGTTAATCGAAGATTTTATAGATGATAACATTACCATTAAAGAAGGGACTGTGCTAACAGAAGAATTATTGAATGATCTAGATTATGCAACTTTAAGTACATTACCAATAGAAAATAAAGCTGAATTTGATGAGAAGTTGTCTCAAATCAACCTTATCTATTTTGATAGAGTTAAAAGAGCAGAAGAAAAATTTAAAGATAGGAAGAAGAAAATAGAGAAAGGGGATGAGCTACCAGCTGGGGTTTTAAAGCAGGTTAGAGTATATGTTGCAATCAAAAGGAAATTGATGGTCGGTGATAAAATGGCTGGTAGACATGGAAATAAAGGTGTAATTTCAAGAATACTTCCTGAAGAGGATATGCCATATCTACCTGATGGTACACCTGTAGATATTGTATTAAACCCACTTGGTGTTCCATCCCGTATGAACGTTGGACAGATTTTAGAAACACATCTTGGTATAGCAGCTAAAGCTTTGGGACTTTATGTGGCTACACCTGTTTTTGATGGTGCTAAAGAGTCTGATATTAAAGAGATGCTTAAAAAGGCTGGCTTACAGGAAGATGGACAAACTGTACTTTATGATGGTAGGACTGGTGAGCCATTTGATCAGGAAGTAACTGTTGGTGTTATGTATATGCTCAAACTACATCACCTTGTGGAAACAAAGATACATGCAAGGTCTACTGGTCCATACTCATTAGTAACTCAGCAACCATTGGGTGGTAAAGCTCAGTTTGGTGGTCAGAGATTGGGTGAAATGGAAGTTTGGGCATTAGAAGGTTACGGTGCTGCATATCTGTTGCAAGAGATGCTTACTGTGAAATCTGATGATGTTGAAGGTAGGACAAAGGTATATGAAGCTATAGTAAATGGAAATTATTCCTTTAAAACTGGATTGCCTGAGTCATTTAATGTTTTAATAAAAGAGTTACAAGGTCTTGCTCTTGATGTAGAGCTAATCAAAAAGGAAGACCTTAAAGAGGAAGATAATTAA
- the rplL gene encoding 50S ribosomal protein L7/L12, with product MSITKEQVIEFIENMSVLELAEFVKELEEKFGVSAAAPVAMVAGAPGAAGAGEGGAEEKTEFDVILQSAGDKKVQVIKVVREITGLGLKEAKALVDGAPSPVKEGVAKEEAEQIKAKLEEAGATVEIK from the coding sequence ATGTCTATAACAAAAGAACAAGTAATTGAATTTATCGAAAATATGAGTGTTTTAGAACTAGCAGAGTTTGTAAAAGAACTTGAAGAAAAATTTGGCGTTTCTGCTGCTGCTCCTGTAGCTATGGTTGCAGGTGCTCCTGGTGCTGCTGGCGCTGGTGAAGGTGGCGCAGAAGAAAAAACTGAATTTGATGTAATTTTACAAAGTGCTGGTGACAAAAAAGTACAAGTTATCAAGGTTGTTAGAGAGATCACTGGTCTTGGACTTAAAGAAGCAAAAGCTCTTGTTGATGGTGCACCATCACCTGTTAAAGAAGGGGTTGCTAAAGAAGAAGCTGAGCAAATCAAGGCAAAACTTGAGGAAGCTGGCGCTACTGTTGAAATCAAATAG
- the rplJ gene encoding 50S ribosomal protein L10, with amino-acid sequence MKKQDKIALVGDLTEKISKANALYLANYKGLTYHELNNIRQALKEMGNDFRVVKNRLLKIALKNNNIENLDEILVDQTAIAIVFDEPTTAAKEFKKFNKEYKNFEIKGGYLDGQALSKEDVIALADIPSREELLARMLGSMSAPARNFVSLLANIPRSLLNVLNAIKEKKENN; translated from the coding sequence TTGAAAAAACAAGATAAAATAGCTCTTGTAGGAGATTTAACTGAGAAGATTTCAAAAGCTAATGCGCTTTATTTAGCAAATTACAAGGGCTTGACCTATCATGAACTTAATAATATAAGGCAAGCTCTTAAAGAAATGGGAAACGACTTTAGAGTCGTTAAAAATAGACTTTTAAAAATTGCTTTAAAAAACAATAATATAGAAAATCTTGATGAAATTTTAGTTGATCAAACAGCAATAGCAATTGTTTTTGATGAACCTACCACAGCAGCAAAAGAGTTTAAAAAATTTAATAAAGAGTATAAAAACTTTGAAATTAAGGGTGGCTATTTAGATGGGCAAGCTTTATCAAAAGAGGATGTAATTGCTCTCGCAGATATTCCAAGCAGAGAAGAGCTTCTTGCCAGAATGCTTGGCAGTATGTCTGCTCCAGCAAGGAATTTTGTATCGCTTCTTGCAAACATACCAAGAAGCCTGCTGAATGTGCTTAATGCAATTAAAGAGAAAAAAGAAAATAACTAA
- the rplA gene encoding 50S ribosomal protein L1 produces the protein MPRRGKKYLEAVKQIDKEKAYDLQEALDLAKKIAYANFDETVDVAVKLGVDPRHADQMVRGSVSLPHGTGRQVKVLVFAKGEKAKEAEEAGADYVGDEDLAKKIQEGWLDFDKAVATPDMMPVVGKLGRILGPRGLMPNPKVGTVTNNIKDVVKQLKAGMIEYRVDKAGIVHAPVGKKSFETEKLVENVKTLMDSLVKAKPASAKGQYVRGMYVSTTMGPGIKVDYQKLLNEL, from the coding sequence ATGCCAAGAAGAGGTAAAAAATATTTAGAAGCTGTTAAGCAGATCGATAAGGAGAAAGCTTACGATCTGCAAGAGGCGTTAGACCTCGCTAAAAAAATTGCATATGCAAATTTTGATGAGACTGTTGATGTGGCTGTAAAATTAGGTGTTGATCCTCGTCATGCTGATCAAATGGTTAGAGGATCCGTTAGTTTGCCACACGGAACCGGAAGGCAGGTTAAGGTCTTGGTATTTGCAAAAGGTGAAAAAGCGAAAGAAGCGGAAGAGGCTGGAGCAGATTACGTAGGTGACGAAGATTTGGCAAAAAAGATTCAAGAAGGTTGGCTCGATTTTGATAAGGCGGTAGCCACCCCAGATATGATGCCTGTGGTAGGTAAATTAGGTAGAATTCTTGGCCCAAGAGGGCTTATGCCAAACCCAAAGGTTGGCACAGTAACAAATAATATTAAAGATGTAGTTAAGCAGTTAAAAGCTGGTATGATTGAATACCGTGTTGATAAGGCAGGTATTGTTCATGCACCAGTTGGTAAGAAGAGTTTTGAAACTGAAAAATTGGTTGAAAACGTAAAAACTTTAATGGATTCGTTGGTAAAAGCGAAACCAGCAAGTGCGAAAGGCCAGTATGTGAGAGGGATGTACGTTTCTACAACTATGGGGCCTGGTATTAAGGTAGATTATCAAAAGTTGTTAAACGAGCTTTAG